Genomic window (Ananas comosus cultivar F153 linkage group 16, ASM154086v1, whole genome shotgun sequence):
TATGGGATGAGGCACCAATGAACCATAGGAATTGTTTCGAAGCTTTAGATAAATCATTGAGAGATATCTTGAAAGTAAATGATGATAGTGTTGAGGAAAGGCTCTTTGGAGGAAAAACTATTGTATTCGGTGGAGATTTTAGGCAAGTACTTCCTGTTATTGTTGGAGGAACAAGACAAGACATAATTAATGCATTAATCACCAAGTCATACATATGGAATAATTGTAGAGTCTTCCGATTGTCAACAAACATGAGATTGCTTAGATGtccggtgaatgattcatcaaAAGAAAAGATGGCAAATTTTGCAAAATGGATACTCGATTTAGGTGATGGAAAATTAGATGCTATGAAATTAGAAACTGATGAAGAGCCTACTTGGATCAAAATACCAGATGCCTTACTTATGAAGAGTAGTAGCGATGGTATTAAAGATATTGTTTCGGTGGTGTATGATAACATTCATCAGAACTACAATGATCCCGCATATTTAAGAGATAGAGCTATTATCACACCAATGAACGAAACAGTTAATGAAATAAACACATACATCTTATCTTTGCTCCCGAACGAGGAAAAAGTATACATGAGTTCAGACTCAATTTGTAGGTCATCAACAAATGACGAAGAAGGCGATGTTCTCTACCCTGTTGATTTTTTAAACTCTTTAAGGTTCAACGGTATACCTCATCATGAACTAAAATTGAAAATAGGCGCTCAGATAATGTTGCTACGCAATATTAGCCAAAGTTCAGGCCTTTGCAATGGGACTCGCTTAATTGTTACTAAATTGGCTTCAAGAGTTATTGAGGCACAAATCTTTACTGGAAACCATGAAGGTGAAAAGGTTTATATTCCTCGCATTGTGATGCATGTGACGGAAACAAAGTGGCCTTTTACTCTGAAAAGAAGACAATTTCCAATTCGTCTATGTTATGCTATGACAATTAATAAAAGCCAAGGGCAGACTCTACAAAAGGTTGGCATCTACCTGCCAAGACCGGTATTCTCCCATGGTCAACTTTATGTCGGAGTTTCACGAGTTACCTCTCATGAGGGATTGCGAATTCTAATTGAAAATGAAGAAGGTCATTTAGAAGGATATACACGAaatattgtttacacagaaatttttgatgatttgCAACAATAAAAACCCTTCTCTTGTTCGTTCTCTGACTAACTGCATTTTGTTGTGGTAATAACAAAGAACTAGTTTCTTCTATTTGacacatttttttatattggtgTAGAAGTAATTGATTGTCGtgttttttaaattaaacagAACGGCAAAAGATCGAGTTTGTGCTTTTGGATCAGCTTAATCTACAGCATAGTAAGATCAAAACCAGACTTGCTAGGTTATGGGAATCGACAGTACCACAATTGAAAAATCAGATTTGAAGTTTGGAATGCCTTTAGATGGATGAAAAGGTagtgatattatatatatatatatatatgtatatatatatatatatatatatgtatatatatatatatatatatatgtatatatatatatatatatatatgtatatatatatatatatatatatgtatatatatatatatatatatatgtatgtatatatatatatatatatgtatgtatatatatatatatatatatatatatatatatgtatatatatatatatatatatatgtatatatatatatatatatatttcctatTTGTAGTTCTTTAGCACTATTGTCATATTTCTATTccttatataaaaaatattcttttttttttggagggatatTCCATGCAGGAAACTATTCGGAAGCACAATGCAGAACACTTCGAGTCATTACTTTCTGAAGGCATTGTATATATTGTTAAGAACTTTCAATGTCATACCACGTAGAGGTAAGTACAAAGTTGTCGGTCACAAGTACATGATTTAAAATTAGTAAATGGACTAATGTTGTTGAAACGAACGATCATGTGGAGTCAATTCCGCtttatagttttaactttgttagtTTTGATTATAAAGAAAGCGAAAGGCACAATGATGGTAGCTTTTTACGTATTGCTGTTTACTTTTTTCCCCTCTATTATTCTGCAGCAATTACAATAACAAAAAGCAATTACTCAAAAATCATGCTTTGTTTAATATCATGTTGCTTAGATGTGCTTGGAAGCACTGTAGCTGTTAGTCCGGCCTCTTATACATATGTTGGTCGGGAGCTAACTTCAAAAGAAATTTAGAGATCCATGATTCAGAGTATTTAGTCGAATACTTTCTCATTGAATTgcgaattttattttcttcgtAGGCAATGAAACACTTTCAGCtggaaatttcaaaatattataggaACAATACTCTCTTTGTGACATTATAGGATAAATTTGCTCTGGACTTTACTGATTGTCTAATTTACAAAAAAGAAGCTATTGGTCCAGTTGTAATTATCTTTGCAAGTATAGGTGTGGGAATTTATAAAGATCTGGGCAATGGTTAGATATATTAGAATTTCATTCAGTTCCTATGCGTTACTACTTATGCCTGATTGTCTGTTAAGCTTATGTTTTCCTTGCATATCTAGAGAAACTTCATTTGTCGACGTGTTCGACATCAAGGTTTTACATTAACTTAGAAATAGCAGAAATTGCAACATTTCATAATGCACTGCAAGGTTAATTGACAATATCTACATAATTTCTTCCGCCCATACTTATCAGGTTAGTCAGCAAAATACTAACCACAGAAAACAATCACTGATCGTACCAATTCAATATATTAAGATTGCAGAGCAGCCAAGTATGTATTAATCCTCAAGATCAAATGTCCAACAATTGTAAAACTATTAGTGCATTACTTAAGttaaatccaacaaaaaaaactaGGTGAGTGACTTTGAAATATACTTGTTTATTTGTCGACAAagtttcttctttaatttttcatTCTTTGCAATGTACCATATATTTTCTTCCACCCATAATTGAATAGAAGTGCTTATCTCCCATTGTGTTTTATACAGTGTATGAAATATACCTGTGAAGCTAAATTGGTAGAACGTATCGTTGGTGGTATAAGGCCTGTCATGATTGCAGGGGAGTAAAAGATTATGGCGGCACTTTTGGTTTGGGCAATGTGTCCCCTATGCCACGGTATATTTCCACCCAAAAACATATCATTCTCCGTTTCTGATTTAATTACATGAAAACACAATGGTTAAGTTGTGTTTTTGtacataaattaattttgaaatatgttCTAAAAAAGGTTCTAGTTAAATGCCATTGTTAAAGATAAAACTGGCACGACAAACTTCCTAATTTTCAGCAAATTAGCAGAAGATTTGGTACGAGCCCCTGACCAACAGCTTGCTACTACAGCCGATTAAGATAGATTTGTTCTTCCCTATGTTATTAGAAATATTCTTTCTCGGACTTATATTTTCTAGGTTTTGATTGACTCACACAGTTTTAATAATATGAGCATGCGGTCATTTAGATTTGCAGAAAAATTTCAATCTAATTTGGTTGTGAAAGTCAAAACTGAACAAAAGGAAGAGCATGAAGCAAACATTAGAGAAGCCAGTGCATTAACAAGTCTTAAAGAATCGCAGAATGGTATATATAGTCGACAGAACATCTCTAAATGCAGTAATTCAATTAAGGTAAGAtagtttttctaatatattttgtgTTTGCATAGTATCCTCCATGTTCCTGTTTGTGAGACCTTGATGAACTTACATTGTtctatatgtaaaatttcatacatttatCTCCACGGGAAGTTCTTGGTCTACCCCAGAGATGCTTACGAAGAGATCAAGCAGAAGGAAACGAGTGCTCATGTGAGTATTATATTGAAATATTGTTACAAAACCAAATCAATGATGAGTTCATATTTCATttggaaaaagagagaaattt
Coding sequences:
- the LOC109722262 gene encoding uncharacterized protein LOC109722262 (The sequence of the model RefSeq protein was modified relative to this genomic sequence to represent the inferred CDS: added 34 bases not found in genome assembly) codes for the protein MNHRNCFEALDKSLRDILKVNDDSVEERLFGGKTIVFGGDFRQVLPVIVGGTRQDIINALITKSYIWNNCRVFRLSTNMRLLRCPVNDSSKEKMANFAKWILDLGDGKLDAMKLETDEEPTWIKIPDALLMKSSSDGIKDIVSVVYDNIHQNYNDPAYLRDRAIITPMNETVDEINNYVL